One Panthera leo isolate Ple1 chromosome B1, P.leo_Ple1_pat1.1, whole genome shotgun sequence DNA window includes the following coding sequences:
- the COMMD8 gene encoding COMM domain-containing protein 8 isoform X2, producing MEPEEGTPLWQLQKLPAELGPQLLHKIIDGICGRAYPLYQDYHSVWDSTEWKNVLEDITKFFKAVVGKNLPDEEIFQQLNQLNSFHQEAIMKCLKSRKEEIKKALLEEIVDISSAQLQDFDWQLKLALSSDKIATLQMPLLNLTLDVKENGEVKPYSVEMSKEELQNLINSLEAANKVVLQLK from the exons ATGGAGCCGGAAGAGGGGACGCCCTTGTGGCAGCTGCAGAAGCTTCCAGCCGAGCTGGGCCCGCAG ctgcttcaTAAAATAATTGATGGCATTTGTGGCCGAGCTTATCCTCTCTACCAGGATTATCACAGTGTTTGGGATTCGACAGAATggaagaatgttctagaagaTATTACCAAATTTTTCAAAGCTGTAGTTGGTAAAAATTTACCTGATGAAGAG ATATTTCAGCAGTTGAATCAGTTGAATTCATTTCATCAAGAAGCTATCATGAAATGCTTGAAAAGTAGGAAAGAGGAAATCAAGAAGGCTCTGTTAGAAGAAATAGTTGATATTTCTTCTGCACAGCTACAGGATTTTGACTGGCAGTTGAAG CTTGCACTGTCTAGTGACAAGATTGCTACGTTACAAATGCCACTTTTAAACCTTACTCTAGACGTAAAAGAAAATGGTGAAGTCAAACCATATTCTGTCGAAATGAGTAAAGAAGAGCTGCAGAATCTAATAAATTCCTTGGAAGCAGCTAATAAg GTGGTCCTGCAGTTGAAATAA
- the COMMD8 gene encoding COMM domain-containing protein 8 isoform X1: MKNHKHRFLLGTGMEPEEGTPLWQLQKLPAELGPQLLHKIIDGICGRAYPLYQDYHSVWDSTEWKNVLEDITKFFKAVVGKNLPDEEIFQQLNQLNSFHQEAIMKCLKSRKEEIKKALLEEIVDISSAQLQDFDWQLKLALSSDKIATLQMPLLNLTLDVKENGEVKPYSVEMSKEELQNLINSLEAANKVVLQLK; this comes from the exons ATGAAGAACCATAAACACAG GTTTCTACTTGGTACTGGGATGGAGCCGGAAGAGGGGACGCCCTTGTGGCAGCTGCAGAAGCTTCCAGCCGAGCTGGGCCCGCAG ctgcttcaTAAAATAATTGATGGCATTTGTGGCCGAGCTTATCCTCTCTACCAGGATTATCACAGTGTTTGGGATTCGACAGAATggaagaatgttctagaagaTATTACCAAATTTTTCAAAGCTGTAGTTGGTAAAAATTTACCTGATGAAGAG ATATTTCAGCAGTTGAATCAGTTGAATTCATTTCATCAAGAAGCTATCATGAAATGCTTGAAAAGTAGGAAAGAGGAAATCAAGAAGGCTCTGTTAGAAGAAATAGTTGATATTTCTTCTGCACAGCTACAGGATTTTGACTGGCAGTTGAAG CTTGCACTGTCTAGTGACAAGATTGCTACGTTACAAATGCCACTTTTAAACCTTACTCTAGACGTAAAAGAAAATGGTGAAGTCAAACCATATTCTGTCGAAATGAGTAAAGAAGAGCTGCAGAATCTAATAAATTCCTTGGAAGCAGCTAATAAg GTGGTCCTGCAGTTGAAATAA